Part of the Aneurinibacillus sp. REN35 genome, TATCCTGAATCGATACTACTTCAACAGGTTTTCCGCTTTTTGCGATTTCTTCCGCTACGCTTCTTGCCTGATGCGTCTCACAGCCCAGTCCCAATACAACCACACCATATACATTGGGATTCAGCCCCATACCCACATACGTGCGGAAGGTTTGATCATAGTCAACTCCGACCTGAGCACAGCCATGCTGGTGAATGAAGCTGACAGTCCCCTGCACAAGCTGGGTAATCTGGTGTGCCGCCTGAGTAGCACAGGTAATAGTCGGCAGAATTAATACATGATTTCGCACGCCGATTTTTCCATCAGGCCGTCGATATCCCCAAAACATCGGTTTATTTTCCTGTGTCAACTTTATCCCCCCTTCCTCGTTTTCCCTCCAGGTTATGAATATGCACATGCTCTCCCGCAGCAATATCACAAGACGCCATGCCAATGACTTCCCCGTATTTTATAATGTCATCCCCTTTGGCAATGGGTACGACGGCAAACTTATGCCCAAAATCAATCTCATCAGATATCGTTATCCGGTATGTGTGTCCCTCACAGTTCACTTCTACCGCAGCACCCGCCGGGATTCTGCCAAGCGCTACCGCAACCTTATCCTGCGGCTTCATCATTACCGTTTTATGGATGGCTTCCATCGCAGCTTCTCTCCTTTTTGTGAAAATCATCGGAAAAGCAAGGAAAATACTTGTTAGCGAACAGTAAGCCCGCCATCTGCTACATAATTGCTTCCTGTAACAAAGGACGCCTCTTCACTCGCAAGGAAAAGAGCGAGATTTGCCACTTCCTCCGGGGTTCCCATCCGACCGATCGGCTGGCGCTGCTGCATTTGCACTCTTGCAGCCTCCGGATTCGGGTTATCTGAAAGAATCTTTTTAATCCATGGTGACTCAATCGTTCCGGGGGAAATGGCATTGACGCGGATTCCCTTTTTCGCAAAGTCGGAAGCAACCGATTTGGTAAGACCGACAATCGCCGCTTTGGATGCACAATATCCGGCACGATTGAGCACACCGACCATTCCGGCAACCGAGGCGATGTTTACAATACTGCCGCCACTATCCTGTTTGAGCATCTGATGGACCGAGTATTTGCAGCCAAAGAAAGCACCTTTGGCATTGACGCTCATCATCGTATCCCAATCTGCCTCTGTCTGCTCAAGCACTGTTCCCGCCTTGCCGACGCCTGCATTGTTTATCGTTATGTCAAGTCGATGATGCTGCGCAACAATACGTTCAATCACTGCCTTTACCTGTGTTTCCCGCGTCACGTCAAGCGAGTAGAATGCCGCCTGGTTTCCTGCTGCCTGTATCTCCTCGACCACACGCTGACCACCTGCTTCGTCAATATCACATACCGCGACGAATGCACCTGCCGAACTCAATTTCTTGGCGATGGCTTCCCCAATCCCTGAACCTGCTCCTGTTACAAGAGCCACCTTCCCTACTAGCCTCATTAGAAACTCTCCTTTTTTAAAAAGAAATCATCACACGATTACAGGACTATTTAATGTAACAGGATTATTTAATACGCCAAGATTCGAGATTTCAATTTCAACCCGATCACCATCCTGCAGCGTAAATTCATTAGGCGGTACGATACATGTTCCTGTCAGCAATACGGTTCCATCAAAAATCTCGTTATCCTTCACAAGATAGGACACAAGTTCATCAAACGTCCGCTTTAACTGACCTGTGCTGGCCGTTCCCTCTACCACCTTTTTTTCCTTGCGGTAAATCCGACACGTAATCTGGAATTGATAAGGATCTTCCACTGTCTCTGCCAAGCGGATAGTCGGCCCAATGGAGCAGGAATGTTTCCATACTTTTGCCTGCGGCAGATATAACGGATTCTCTCCTTCAATATCCCGGCAGCTCATATCATTGCCAATGGTATAACCAATCACCTTGCCGTTCTTGTTAAGAACAAGGCCAAGCTCCGGCTCCGGAATTTGCCAGTTAGAATCATTGCGCAGATACACCGGCTGATTCGGGCCAATTGTGCGGGCCGCTGTCGACTTAAAAAAGATTTCCGGACGTTCTGCATCATACACCTTGTCATAGAAAGTAGTTGCATCAAGCTTGCCGTCAGTCGCTTCATAATTTCTTGCGTCGCGGCTCTTCTCATACGTTACGCCGGCAGCCCATACTTCTGGGGCTTCAATCGGAACAAGCAGCTTTACATCCGCAAGCTCTATCGGCAGTGCGTCTTTTCCCTCGATCGCATCCTCGATCAGGCGAAGCGGCGTTACATTTTGCTCATCCGCCTCTTTGACTAGCTGTAAGAAATCTGTATAAGGAAGAGCATATAGTTTATCTTCATCCGTTAAGGCTGCTAACGTAGGAACCGAACTTTCATTTGAGTAGCGAATTATACGCATCATAAACCTCCAATAATTTGATATTATAAAACTTAGTTTTTAATTTTTACTCTGTCTCGATCCATTCATAGAACAACTTCTCATCTTTCTTTCACCTGTACTTTTCACCTAAACGGAAAAAGTACGGATTCCATATCCAAGCTGCGCGGAGATATCTTCAGCTTCCCGCTTTAACAGGGCAACGATCTCATTAAGCTGTCCCTCGTCCATACGAATGACCGGCTGTGACATGCTCATCGCAGCAACAACATCGCCGGAATGATTTCGCAGCGGAACGGCAAGACAGAAAACACCGGGTTCATTCTCCTCATTATCGATCGCATACCCGTACTTTCGCACTTTTCCCAGTTCAAGTAGAAAATCCGCTTCATTCGAGATAGTCTTCGGCGTATGGGTTATATACGTATATCCGTTCAAAATACGAGCGAGCTCCTTTGGTGATTTAAATGCGACCAGCGCTTTTCCTACCGCGCTGCAATGAATCGGAATTCTGCGTCCTACACGCGAATAGAGCACAGTAGCAGAAGAGCCTTCGACCTTGTCAATATAGACGCCTTCTTTTCCATCCAGGATGACAAGATGAATCGTATTGCCGGTCTTTATTGAAAGATCAAGCAAATGCTTTTTTGCAATCGCGCGGACATCTAGGCTGTGAATCACAAAACTTCCCTTTTCAAACAATCGCATACCCAACTTGTATTTTCCGTTTTCCGGATTCTGTTCAATGTAATGATATTTTTGCAGTGTTTTCAGCAGCGAATGTATGGTACTTTTATGGACATTCATTCGCGAACTAATATCTGTAATTTTTAATTCCGTTTCATACTCATCGAATAAATCCAAAATGCGCAGTGCACGTTCCACCGACTGAATAATTGGCATCTACCTCATCCTTTTTTGGCTATTTCTCGATGGCTATGCACGTGCCTGTTTAATCGCCGCTACATACGCAGCAGCCATCTGTCGAATTCGGGTAAAATCTTCCGGCTCCGTCGCAGTTGCGTTCACTAGATTTCCACCAATCCCTACCGCCGCAACGCCCGCTTCAATAAAAGAGGTCACATTATCGAGCGTAACGCCCCCGGTTGGGACAATCGGGATATGGGGAAACGGAGCTTTTATATCTTTAATGTACTTTACGCCGAAACTGGCTGCCGGAAAGACCTTTACCATATCTGCGCCCCATTCCATCGCTGTAATCATTTCAGTTGGGGTGAGCACACCAGGAACGGCAACCTTGCCATAGCGTAAAGCGGTGCGAATAACCTCCTGATGCAAGCTCGGACTGAATATAAAATCCGCTCCGCTTTGAATCGCAAGGCGGGCTGATTCGCCATCAATAACGGTTCCTGCTCCGACAACTGCTCGATCCTTACAGCTCTTGGACAGCCGCTCTATCGCTTCAAATGCTCCTGGAGTATCAACCGTAACTTCGAGAGCGGTAACTCCCCCGTCCACCAAACTTTCCGCAATTTGTTCGATGAATTCAGACGGAACCCGACGTATCACAGCAATAACTCCACTTTCAGTAATTTTCTGCAACAATTTCACTTTAGGCAGCATGGAAGCACCTCCCTCCTGTTTCTTCATTTAACGAAGCACCTCATTTTCTGCCCGATCCGGGGCAATCTGTGACCAGAAGGGATAGCCTTCTACATCACCAGCTACCGTTAAGGCATAGGCACCAACCCGGTTGCCAAGCATAACGGCCTCCTTCAGCGTCCATCCCCGAATCAATCCGGAAAGAAACCCGGCAGCAAATCCGTCACCTGCCCCAATTGGGTCAACAATTTGTTCCACTTTATATCCGGCAACATATTCGGCTTCATCTGCTGTCGCATAATAGGCACCGTTTGCGCCAAGTTTAGTAACAACGAGCTTCGCTCCATTTTTCAACAGGGTATGCGAAATTTCTTCCGGGCTTGAATAACCGGTGAGAATCTCGCCCTCCTCCAAACCCGGCAGCACAATCTC contains:
- a CDS encoding bifunctional 4-hydroxy-2-oxoglutarate aldolase/2-dehydro-3-deoxy-phosphogluconate aldolase, whose product is MKKQEGGASMLPKVKLLQKITESGVIAVIRRVPSEFIEQIAESLVDGGVTALEVTVDTPGAFEAIERLSKSCKDRAVVGAGTVIDGESARLAIQSGADFIFSPSLHQEVIRTALRYGKVAVPGVLTPTEMITAMEWGADMVKVFPAASFGVKYIKDIKAPFPHIPIVPTGGVTLDNVTSFIEAGVAAVGIGGNLVNATATEPEDFTRIRQMAAAYVAAIKQARA
- a CDS encoding fumarylacetoacetate hydrolase family protein, whose translation is MRIIRYSNESSVPTLAALTDEDKLYALPYTDFLQLVKEADEQNVTPLRLIEDAIEGKDALPIELADVKLLVPIEAPEVWAAGVTYEKSRDARNYEATDGKLDATTFYDKVYDAERPEIFFKSTAARTIGPNQPVYLRNDSNWQIPEPELGLVLNKNGKVIGYTIGNDMSCRDIEGENPLYLPQAKVWKHSCSIGPTIRLAETVEDPYQFQITCRIYRKEKKVVEGTASTGQLKRTFDELVSYLVKDNEIFDGTVLLTGTCIVPPNEFTLQDGDRVEIEISNLGVLNNPVTLNSPVIV
- a CDS encoding SDR family NAD(P)-dependent oxidoreductase gives rise to the protein MRLVGKVALVTGAGSGIGEAIAKKLSSAGAFVAVCDIDEAGGQRVVEEIQAAGNQAAFYSLDVTRETQVKAVIERIVAQHHRLDITINNAGVGKAGTVLEQTEADWDTMMSVNAKGAFFGCKYSVHQMLKQDSGGSIVNIASVAGMVGVLNRAGYCASKAAIVGLTKSVASDFAKKGIRVNAISPGTIESPWIKKILSDNPNPEAARVQMQQRQPIGRMGTPEEVANLALFLASEEASFVTGSNYVADGGLTVR
- a CDS encoding IclR family transcriptional regulator, with product MPIIQSVERALRILDLFDEYETELKITDISSRMNVHKSTIHSLLKTLQKYHYIEQNPENGKYKLGMRLFEKGSFVIHSLDVRAIAKKHLLDLSIKTGNTIHLVILDGKEGVYIDKVEGSSATVLYSRVGRRIPIHCSAVGKALVAFKSPKELARILNGYTYITHTPKTISNEADFLLELGKVRKYGYAIDNEENEPGVFCLAVPLRNHSGDVVAAMSMSQPVIRMDEGQLNEIVALLKREAEDISAQLGYGIRTFSV
- a CDS encoding UxaA family hydrolase, which produces MEAIHKTVMMKPQDKVAVALGRIPAGAAVEVNCEGHTYRITISDEIDFGHKFAVVPIAKGDDIIKYGEVIGMASCDIAAGEHVHIHNLEGKRGRGDKVDTGK